From the genome of Anopheles funestus chromosome 2RL, idAnoFuneDA-416_04, whole genome shotgun sequence:
aaaacagaaccgcatacactcacacatcGATCAAACAACCGAACAATATCAGCTGCAAACGGTATTCTAATTTCCGAAATGGCTCTAACACCCCTTCGTTCAAAATACTTTGATAATGGCTTTATCGAATTGTAGCAGTAACGACGATAATTATACCGGTCAATATCTGACCGGGATTTTTTTCACATAAATCCTATCTCCAAGGGACTACGTTCTGTACAATAATCTAGCAAAATATCCAGCCATTACAGTTTAAGAATAGCTCGGCAACAACTATTCTAGGATCGATAATTGAGAAGAATGTAAATATCCAATTACCTCAATAATTACCCATACAGCAACGTAACATGTGATGCGTTATTAAATATGTCACGAAGTCCAATTTACATCAATTCTGTCTGATGAAATCATTGAATTCGGTAAGGCACGACTTGACAACACGCTCGGTCTGGGTTTAAATCTCGGATGTACCTCATATACAGAACAATCTATTGAACAAGTCATTGGTAGCCAACCTTCACCAGACCAAGGCAGACGATATAAtgttaaaacaagaaaataccCATCCAACTAGTCATGTACTATAATACTATAATCATTCTCCAACACAATCATTTACACATTCCAACATCTTCGGATGGTGGTTAAGTCCTagtaaaaacatttctttaactTTATCATCTTATCATTTTCATCAATCTTGATGATTTTGGGCATAGAACCGGATACTTTTGCTAACCTGCAAGTACCTACCAATAGATAATGCAATTAAAAACCTCTCATCAATCGATCGAAACGATTGCCTATCAGCGGGAACTGAGTTTCCTGGCGCAAGCAGCACACGCAACACCGTGCTGATTGATGGATTCATTTGTGTACAAGTTCTCGCTGATACCTTGTCTTGCGTCATGCAGCTTGTTTTCGGACATAACAATAATCTTAACTTGGGTTGCAATTGAACTTCATTTGTAGTGCATCTTGTTTAATACAGGGAATGTTTCATTACTCTCACTTTCATGGGCTCACAATTTTGTGGATGAGAAGCCTGGAGTATCGTTATACGCCTAAGATTATCATAAATAGCAGCAGATGGTTACGTCAGATTCATAGGATGCAATCGTTCAAAAAACGGATCCTAGCGAAGGTTAGCCTAACTATactaaaatcaaaaccaatgGTAACTAAACCGAATTGTCGGGCGTGTCGGGACTAGTTGAGTTCGCCAGTGTGAAACAAAGCTACGGAGTGTCTATACGGATGGAGCTGGTGGATGAGGGCGAAATAGTGACCGAAGGCGGATTGAAGAGATTGCGCAAATTACTCTCCAGCTGCTGGTAGCTTCGGGGCCGTCTTGGGACACCCTGGATTGTCAGGTAACGTGCCTGGACGCCCAGCGACGATCGTTCGTCTTCCAGGCAAATCGAACTGAGCGTACGGACTGTGTTGGTGTAATGATGGTGCCAACGTCTTTCGAACATCGATTTCGAAGAACCAGTATCGAGTGGATCTGTGGAAAGCGCAAAAATTCACATAAGTAAGCTTTATTCTGGAGTTAGCTTGATCTTCTGGAGCGACCAAAGAACAACTTACATTAACGGTACAATACGAGCGATTTGAATGAGATGGGGAAGTGGATGAGATTCTTACAGGGATGATCGTTCGCACAAGAAAAGCACAAAGCAGGACAATTGGTGAAATGATGCCAAATCGTACAACTACGCAGCAAGCGGAAACTAACACACCGTACAGTACAGCACGGAAAATACGCAACATACGGTAACAAACGATAACAAACTCTACGCTGACgtttgaagatgatgatcTTCAGCTACAAATAAAAGTGTAACAGACACCACCACATCAGTCTCATCACCATCAACCACCGTCCGTATCAGCCGGCACCGCCCTACCTTGATTACGATAATCGTCCTGGTATTTGTAAAACTCGGCCAGTTCGCGGGCCGAGCAGAGCGGTGTATCGACGGAGTGCGTCTCGTTGAACTTGCTGTAATTGATTTCGTACACCTGATTTTCCTTATTGTAAAACACGATCGGTTCAAACCGATGGCCCCATAGGATTTCCGTGTTGACGTAGCTGGAACGGGCCTGTGTTGATTGGCCCGTCGATTCTACCGTACCCTCCAAGATGACGACGATCTCGAACCGATCCTGCAGCAGATCCGACGCGGACATATTGAAAAATGGAGATTCCGTGTTGATCCTATGCGTCACTATTTGGGGCCAGATGAAGAACAGATCTGACCCGCAATGATCTGCTCCGACTTCCAGCTCGTGCTGATACTGCGCCATCACTTCGCCCTCACGGGACAATTTGGTACGTATGAGTTGTGCCCTTATGTTTGCTCCAATGATGTGACTCTTGCGCATATCTCCAACACGGAACATCAGGCACAGTTCCCCGTCGCGCTGACAAACAACGGCATGCTTCGAGAATAGGAGCGTCTGTGTTCGGTGCTTCGGGCGCGTCATCTTCGCAAATACAAAACCAACCATGAATGCTTGCATCATGACACCGTAGATCGACTGGAAGCACATGATGAAGATGGCCTCTGGGCATTCCTCGGTAGTTGTCCGGTAGCCGTATCCGATGGTGGTTTGCGTTTCGATCGAAAACAGAAAAGCGGACGTGTACGATTCGATGTTGAAAACACACGGCTTCCAGCCAGATTCCtctgaaaatgtaaaatgattCTTATCAACACAGCgcaaaggtgtttttttttggtttaccaATTGTTCCTTACCTTGGTTCTTCGGCAGATGCATCTCCTCCAGATCACCATGCGTAAACGAGATCAACCACCAAATTGCTCCGAAAAACAACCATGATCCAATGAAGCTGAATGCAAATACGAGTAACGTCCAACGCCACTGGGCGTCCACCAGCGTGGTAAAAATGTCTAACAatgaaacgtaaaaaaatatatggcTTATACATATGTCTTTTGAGTTCTACCTTCCGTACTATAAAACCTGCGATAGAAATTCACCTTGTAGAAAGCGTAACCTCTGTCGGGATACCTTCGAGAGGACAATGTTGCAATCGCCATTCTTTAGAATCGCTCGTCTCCTATACTTTCGTGTCGTTCCCGGTCGTAACGCTCGGCTCCTGTAGGAAAAAGGGGAGAATGATACGATTATGCACTTCATAAAGACTACTGTAATCACTCAGTACTCGACTGATCGCAATCTAATTGGATGCGTGTGAGTATGGTGGGCACGTGTCGTGTGTTCGAGCACAAAGGAATAAATTTCTTAAGAGACCGTTAAGCCGCATTTAGATGAATACCGAATCCACCGTACGTCTATAAATATTTGCCCCTCGTTAACAGACTGCGGATAAATATGTGTTCTGGTGGGCGTAGCATCGTTTTTACATCACATAAAAACACTCGATCGGTAAAACtgtcacaaaaaatataactatAATTCCTGCCCTTATTTCATACTCTCGAAAGTTCTACAATCTACTAGTTATTTGCACGCGTGTACGTTACTATTAGAGCTGGGTTATAACTCAGCATTGGAACCCGCGGAAACGGTATgggaaaaatgcttcaaacgaGTTGCGGCGGAATAAAGCGATCGTAATGAACAAATCATATTCGCTCCAAAACACGCAACAAGCAAACACAGAGACCCGGAGACACCGCCAAACGGCGTTTGTGACACAATCCTACAGTATAGTACACGAGACGTTAacttcatttaaaattcaaatcgtTACCCCAGCCACATTTCCGTTTCGCCGTTTCCCCCAGACACTGCATCTGGCCTTTCCGTGATCTAGACCCGATTTCAACTGTCTCGCTCACTGATTTACTAACACTGTCACTTCCTATACGCACCTTTTGCTACCGACCGATGGCGACTGCGGACAGTAGATGATCGGGGTGGTCGGTGTGATGGGTGTTTTCGGTGGATCCTGTCCATCGATAATAATCGGTGGTATCTTATCGAAGGGCCCCAATGGGAGCAACTTAGCATCGTCGCGTGCTTCCGGTGATTCTGCATCCAACGGGATGGTGAAATTTTTTCGCTGTCCAAAGCTCATTTTGGAGCGTCCTTTGCGGTTTGCGTCCTGTCCTGCGTTCTAATATTGAGCTTAGCTTGAAGTCGAGCGTTATCACTAGTAGTACGATCAAACGCTGCTGAACGGTGTTGCAGAAGGCATTTCTTACATTACACTCTCCGTACCGTTAACACGGCAGTACACACAAGCAGCAAGCCTACTGCACCACACCTGATGCTTCTTTCACGCTTCGAACACCCGGAGAACCGCTCACAAATCGATTTAATCGCGCCAAACGTGCGTTCAAGACTAATCTCGTGCGGAGGACTGTCGTTCGACTGCAGTGAACGCGACCGCTTGGTTGTTTGTGCGATCGATTCCTACTACCACTACCATCACTACCGGCTACTAACACTCGATCGAAGTCTGTCCGTCGCTCCACTATCGGCTGTTCGTCATCGTCGTGTTCGTTTTGCAAGGCGTACGTCATCGTGGAGACGGTATCAGTAACCATGAGAGAGAACAGCAAAGTCCCAACTCAACACTACAGCAAATCCGTGACGTTGACTTCAATTCCATCGTGAAAAAGAAGCCCCCACGAACACGGGGCCGATAGAAGTATAGTACTGcaccattttccaatttaaacataaacaaacaaacatcgcTCAATGTTAATCAATGATAAATGTTTCAATCGATTtcgataaaataatgtttatctGTAAACGGATGTCGTTTGCGGGTACTGATAtccataataaaaatgttcaagTACGCATGGTACCAATTTAGTACAGATACCAATTCTTATCTATTATAAATAGTTCTCTCTACTATTAACCACAATGCGATGTAATCTACTATACAGTATGATACGCATTTTTGACCCACATTGTCCTACCTATATCGAGCTCATAATGTCCTTTCACCAACACAACCCAACAACCAGCACATGAAACGATTAAGCAGTAACAATTTCCTCGATAAGACACAATTTAGTAgcaaaaacagtttaatttTAAGATTCATTCCTCTGCTGACTCATCCCGACAGAGAATTCTTATCGATGCCCTTCACTAGCTATCATGAAACATCCTCAAGCGACCAGTGAAAACTGGCAAGATCATTTGTATGGTACTATCAGCCAGCGGACCTCACTTTTTGCTATCAATCGAGTTGCCGACTAATCAGACATGATCTTCACCTAAACCTGCAATAATTTGTGCAATGCTGGTGTACACACTGGACGCATACATACGAAGATGACCCTTGTTTTTTAGTCGAAGAACCTTTCAGACAGGCTTGGTCGGGAGGTACATGACTACTACAGCTATGAAAAAACCCGTATACTTCCTTAGGTTAATAGCTGCAATTGAACACGAGCCATAAACAAGCGTCGACAGACAACGTTGCTTGTGAAGTTTTAGTGTACCATCTGACTCTATCTACCTCAC
Proteins encoded in this window:
- the LOC125762029 gene encoding G protein-activated inward rectifier potassium channel 3-like isoform X2: MATDRQAVDEKKPLNRIFMRPGVIEEEPDSLDSVISNLPLTVVPSLARISTHGSAFSRQESVRSRALRPGTTRKYRRRAILKNGDCNIVLSKVSRQRLRFLQDIFTTLVDAQWRWTLLVFAFSFIGSWLFFGAIWWLISFTHGDLEEMHLPKNQEESGWKPCVFNIESYTSAFLFSIETQTTIGYGYRTTTEECPEAIFIMCFQSIYGVMMQAFMVGFVFAKMTRPKHRTQTLLFSKHAVVCQRDGELCLMFRVGDMRKSHIIGANIRAQLIRTKLSREGEVMAQYQHELEVGADHCGSDLFFIWPQIVTHRINTESPFFNMSASDLLQDRFEIVVILEGTVESTGQSTQARSSYVNTEILWGHRFEPIVFYNKENQVYEINYSKFNETHSVDTPLCSARELAEFYKYQDDYRNQDPLDTGSSKSMFERRWHHHYTNTVRTLSSICLEDERSSLGVQARYLTIQGVPRRPRSYQQLESNLRNLFNPPSVTISPSSTSSIRIDTP
- the LOC125762029 gene encoding G protein-activated inward rectifier potassium channel 3-like isoform X1, with translation MSFGQRKNFTIPLDAESPEARDDAKLLPLGPFDKIPPIIIDGQDPPKTPITPTTPIIYCPQSPSVGSKRSRALRPGTTRKYRRRAILKNGDCNIVLSKVSRQRLRFLQDIFTTLVDAQWRWTLLVFAFSFIGSWLFFGAIWWLISFTHGDLEEMHLPKNQEESGWKPCVFNIESYTSAFLFSIETQTTIGYGYRTTTEECPEAIFIMCFQSIYGVMMQAFMVGFVFAKMTRPKHRTQTLLFSKHAVVCQRDGELCLMFRVGDMRKSHIIGANIRAQLIRTKLSREGEVMAQYQHELEVGADHCGSDLFFIWPQIVTHRINTESPFFNMSASDLLQDRFEIVVILEGTVESTGQSTQARSSYVNTEILWGHRFEPIVFYNKENQVYEINYSKFNETHSVDTPLCSARELAEFYKYQDDYRNQDPLDTGSSKSMFERRWHHHYTNTVRTLSSICLEDERSSLGVQARYLTIQGVPRRPRSYQQLESNLRNLFNPPSVTISPSSTSSIRIDTP
- the LOC125762029 gene encoding G protein-activated inward rectifier potassium channel 3-like isoform X3, producing the protein MSFGQRKNFTIPLDAESPEARDDAKLLPLGPFDKIPPIIIDGQDPPKTPITPTTPIIYCPQSPSVGSKRSRALRPGTTRKYRRRAILKNGDCNIVLSKVSRQRLRFLQDIFTTLVDAQWRWTLLVFAFSFIGSWLFFGAIWWLISFTHGDLEEMHLPKNQEESGWKPCVFNIESYTSAFLFSIETQTTIGYGYRTTTEECPEAIFIMCFQSIYGVMMQAFMVGFVFAKMTRPKHRTQTLLFSKHAVVCQRDGELCLMFRVGDMRKSHIIGANIRAQLIRTKLSREGEVMAQYQHELEVGADHCGSDLFFIWPQIVTHRINTESPFFNMSASDLLQDRFEIVVILEGTVESTGQSTQARSSYVNTEILWGHRFEPIVFYNKENQVYEINYSKFNETHSVDTPLCSARELAEFYKYQDDYRNQAEDHHLQTSA